The genomic interval ATCTAGCCTATAACGATagacaataataatcataatGGCTGGAAGATTTACAGGATCAAGATGAATCTATATATGTGTATCATCGAAAATTGGCATACAATATAAGAAACGAGAAGAGATTCACATTCCCTCCATCCGGAGGAAACCAGAAAACCCGAAAGACAAACCAACTCAAACAAGCTTAAAGTAccgagcagcagccatgCTGACGATGACCACCCCGCCAATCACCCCGATGATTCCAAAGAACCAGGCGTATCCTTCCGTGTCCTTTCCAGGCACGGGGACGTTCATGCCAAAGAGACCGCAGATCAAGTTCAGCGGAACCAGAATCGTGGCAATCAGCGTGACCTTGCTGAGCACCTTGTTGACATGGTTGCCCAGCACCAAGTTGGTAACATTCAACTGGGCCAGGTAGTTGGTGTGCGACCGACTGAGCATCTTCTCAAAGTGCCCCAGGTTCGACATCATGGTCACGACGTGATCCTGGATATCGCCCAGATACAACCCAATGTCGCCGCGAGGCGTCACCGAGTACTGCTCATTGCAGCGCTTCGAGAATCCGCGGATGACGTCCGCCTTGCCGCCCAACAAGCGCATCAGAGTCATAACTTTCTTGCGGAGACCACCGATCCGAGGGAGGAAGGACTCGAAATCGTCCACTCGGGCGATGAACACATAGTCCTCAATCGCCTCAGATTCCACCTCCACGTCGTGAATGACCGGACCGAAACTGTCGACAATGTCGTCGCTGGATCACATTAGCTGGTGGGAATGAACTGGCCGTGGTGGCCGACTTACATCATCGCGTAACAAATCCAGTCGCTGCTGAGAGCCATATAATCACGCAGTTTTCCAATACGCTTCCGGACATTGGCGGCGTGAGGGTTCTCAACAAAGGAGAAGGTCAAGACCCCGTCCCGAAACACCACCATGTAAAAGTTGACCGGCTCCAGAAAATCCTCGCTGTTCTTGTCCACTTGGTAGAAAGTGCGGAAGCAGACAAAGTAGTATTGCTTGAAGagctcgaccttctcgcgGGCTTCTTGAGTCAAAATATCCTCCGTTGTCAGCGGATGAATAGAGAAGGCTCGAGAGATGGCGCCCAGTTCCTCCTCGGTTGGGTTGATGACATCAAGCCACCAGACACCACCTTCGGGTCCCAGTTGAAACAAATCCCGGAAGCTGTCCCCGGGGAGCACCAGATCTCCCAGCTCCGCCGCATGCACCGTGGTCTGCGACTCGGATGAGAAGAACCCAAACCGAGGCTCATTCGAGTTCTGGTGCGTCTGGACCAGCTCCTTGTCGTCGAAAGCCTTGCTGGGCTTCTCGGATTCAAGGACACAGCAATCAGTCGAATCGGAAGGGCTGGCATTATCGTCGGCGTCTTTGGCACCCGGACGAAGGTCATGAAAAATGCGAGGCTTCCTGCTCTGAGAGCTGAAGCTGTGCTTGCGACGGTCGCCAGTAGGCTGGATGTTCTGGTTGAGGGCCACGAAttcctcgagctcctcgtAGTCAATCACGGGAATGCGGCCCGGCTGATCGTAGCAAGCCCCTTCATTGGGGTCCAGTGGGATATCTCCCGGCTGGGGGCGAGCCACGCTCGCATTGCTGAAGGTCGGGCGGCGAGCCTGCGTACCGCCGGAGACGGTACGGTGCAGAATGGCTTCCAGATCGAGATCGACATGGCTATCCAAGGTGTTTGCTCGCTCCCGACGACGCGGGTCCGCGAAAGCGTCCACCGAGTTGGGTGGCGAGGATGACCGAGCCGAGACGGATGATTTGCGCGAGATGGTCCCCGCGCGATCTTGCTGGCCCCGGCTGATTCGGCGAGGGGTGGCCGAAAAACGCCGCACCATTCCATTGACATCATTGACGGactgatcatcatccacaatCGCTTGCTCAAAGTCTCGGTAGACAGGTCCCGCCTCCCGAAGGGCATCCTGCACGTGGAGCAGATCTGCACGGTCCAGGGTCTCTCCGTTCGGTCCCTGGTGAGCGGTGATGTCCCCGGGGGCCTCGAAACGGGGGACCGAACCCAGCTGAAACTGGAAACGATGATCGTCCAGCTCGGGGACGGGAGTGCTGTACCGGGTCAAGCCCGGGTACTTGTCGGACTTGACAGATTCGGACATCTTTTggtctttcttttttgttcGTTCGCGGGGGGTAATGTTTCAATGCAAGCCGACTAGGGAGCCAGTTTGATTGGCAAACCTCGATCTTCCGAGGCTCTTTGGGGTTGGTTGTTCAAATATGCAGCACAAGCGTCAGAGCAGACGCAAGTCGGTTCAGAGGTCGGATCAGGGAATGACGGCCCTCCATCCATGAGCCAGACCCTCGCAAAGGGCCTGGCGTCACCGACACACGTCTGTTGGCCACAAGTAAAGAGAATGGGGCAAGACCAGTTAGGGAGGTCGAGTGTCGCCTCCGCCGAAGACCCGGAATTTGGGGCCCGCGAGAGGGTTGAAGAGAGAAGACTGGATGTAGCGAAGTCCCGCCAACTTgaatgaaggagagaaatgGGAGCGCGAATGCTCCAGGGTTGTGACTGGGGGGCGAAGAGGGAGGACGGCGAGGGAAAATTCCCCGAAGACAGCGAGCTGTGCTTGGGGGTGGCGAGATGCGATGGAAGGGAAAGAGTCTGCACGAACAGAACCAAtgcagacaagacaagaagagaccAGGAAAGGTCAAAAGATGGTTGGAAGAGGAGATAAACAGACAGAGTCCAGAGGGACAGTGAtaggggaagaagagaagagagagagaaaatcCTAGGCCAAGTCGAACCCTAAGTAACTCCAGGTGAAAATTTTCTGCGGGTCTCCAGCCTGGTTCGCCCGCGAGAGTGCTTTGTAGTACAAAGCGGCCTATAACCCTCCAGATAATTCCCTCTTACAAAATCATCCTTAATCTTCGTTGCTCTGAGGCATTTTATTCTGCTGGGGTCAAGGCTCTCGGTCGCTCACCGAGTCTTTTCTGCACTTGACCTGTTGCATCATTGCCACTGGCCGATCGGCAGGGCCCAGGATACACTGGACGGAGTACACACACTTGCTACACGAGGGTGGTTATTGGgcgacggtggtgatgatgattgtaTAATTGGATTCACTCCTATCGACTACCTACCATCCGATCAGATCTCGTCCGGTCGGTTTAGCAGCCAACAATCCCTGCTCCACCACGCCGGTGTCGGCcaatttttcttcttcgggggTTGAGTCAGTCAGTCCGCCTAGTTCGTTATACTtcacccaccaccaccactccgTAAAATTAGACGAGCGATTTATTGGCAATTCCTGCGACACCATGGCCTCTTCCTTCGTCATCCGCACCCCTTGTTCCTCGGCCAACATTGGCCCCGGCTTCGATGTCATCGGTCTAgccctctccctccacctGGAACTGCACGTCACTATCGACCCCACGACCGCGTCGCAACGACCCCTCAACTGCGCCATTACCTACGAAGACCAGAGCAGAAGCACAGAGGCCATCAGTCTTGACCCAGAGGTCAACCTGATCACCCGTGTGGCCTTGTATGTGCTGCGCTGCCATGACCAGCGCGCGTTCCCCGCCGAGACCACCGTGCACATCGTCAACCCTATCCCGTTAGGCCGCGGGTTGGGGTCCTCGGGCACGGCGGTCGTGGCCGGCGTCATGCTCGGCAATGAGGTTGGCCGCCTAGGCTTAAGCAAGGAGCGCTTGCTCGACTACTGTCTGATGATTGGTGAGTGCAAGAGTGctccccccctcccttctGCATGCAAGCAAGGCGTATGCTGATGACTCGTCGCTTCCAGAACGGCACCCGGACAACGTGGCTGCTTCACTCTTTGGAGGCTTTGTGGGCACCTACCTGAACGAGCTCAAGCCCGAGGACGTCGCGCGCAAAGAAATTCCTCTGAGTGAGGTCCTGCCGGCTCCCGCGGGTGGCATCGACACGGGCAATCGCCCTCCAGCGCCACCGCTGGGCATCGGCCATTACCGAAAGTTCCAGTgggccaaggagatcaaggccatcgccatcatccccgacTTTGTAGTGCCGACTGCCAATGCCCGCAATGTGCTTCCCCAGTCCTACTCCCGCGCGGACGTGGTATGTATGCGTCTGTACCACCAGGGATCTGTCGCTAATCGGGGTCATATCAGGTCTTCAATCTACAGCGCGCGGCCCTGCTTCCCGCCGCATTGGGGAGTTCGCCGCCCGATCCCGACATGATTTTCCTGGCCATGCAGGACAAGGTCCACCAACCGTATCGCAAAACCCTGATCCCGGGGCTGACCGAGATTCTACAATTCATGACCCCTGCCACCCAGCCGGGGCTCTTGGGCATTTGTCTGTCCGGTGCAGGTCCGACCATCCTGGCATTGGCGACTGATC from Penicillium psychrofluorescens genome assembly, chromosome: 5 carries:
- a CDS encoding uncharacterized protein (ID:PFLUO_008388-T1.cds;~source:funannotate), with translation MSESVKSDKYPGLTRYSTPVPELDDHRFQFQLGSVPRFEAPGDITAHQGPNGETLDRADLLHVQDALREAGPVYRDFEQAIVDDDQSVNDVNGMVRRFSATPRRISRGQQDRAGTISRKSSVSARSSSPPNSVDAFADPRRRERANTLDSHVDLDLEAILHRTVSGGTQARRPTFSNASVARPQPGDIPLDPNEGACYDQPGRIPVIDYEELEEFVALNQNIQPTGDRRKHSFSSQSRKPRIFHDLRPGAKDADDNASPSDSTDCCVLESEKPSKAFDDKELVQTHQNSNEPRFGFFSSESQTTVHAAELGDLVLPGDSFRDLFQLGPEGGVWWLDVINPTEEELGAISRAFSIHPLTTEDILTQEAREKVELFKQYYFVCFRTFYQVDKNSEDFLEPVNFYMVVFRDGVLTFSFVENPHAANVRKRIGKLRDYMALSSDWICYAMIDDIVDSFGPVIHDVEVESEAIEDYVFIARVDDFESFLPRIGGLRKKVMTLMRLLGGKADVIRGFSKRCNEQYSVTPRGDIGLYLGDIQDHVVTMMSNLGHFEKMLSRSHTNYLAQLNVTNLVLGNHVNKVLSKVTLIATILVPLNLICGLFGMNVPVPGKDTEGYAWFFGIIGVIGGVVIVSMAAARYFKLV
- a CDS encoding uncharacterized protein (ID:PFLUO_008389-T1.cds;~source:funannotate), whose product is MASSFVIRTPCSSANIGPGFDVIGLALSLHLELHVTIDPTTASQRPLNCAITYEDQSRSTEAISLDPEVNLITRVALYVLRCHDQRAFPAETTVHIVNPIPLGRGLGSSGTAVVAGVMLGNEVGRLGLSKERLLDYCLMIERHPDNVAASLFGGFVGTYLNELKPEDVARKEIPLSEVLPAPAGGIDTGNRPPAPPLGIGHYRKFQWAKEIKAIAIIPDFVVPTANARNVLPQSYSRADVVFNLQRAALLPAALGSSPPDPDMIFLAMQDKVHQPYRKTLIPGLTEILQFMTPATQPGLLGICLSGAGPTILALATDRFTEIADRIVAQFAANNISCQWKLLEPAQDGAMVISK